From the Temnothorax longispinosus isolate EJ_2023e chromosome 6, Tlon_JGU_v1, whole genome shotgun sequence genome, one window contains:
- the LOC139815476 gene encoding nicotinic acetylcholine receptor alpha7 subunit isoform X2 → MRWNVSDYGGVRDLRIPPHRLWKPDVLMYNSADEGFDGTYPTNVVVKNNGTCLYVPPGIFKSTCKIDITWFPFDDQRCEMKFGSWTYDGFQLDLQLQDETGGDISSFITNGEWDLLGVPGKRNEIYYNCCPEPYIDITFVVIIRRRTLYYFFNLIVPCVLIASMAVLGFTLPPDSGEKLSLGVTILLSLTVFLNMVAETMPATSDAVPLLGTYFNCIMFMVASSVVSTILILNYHHRNADSHEMGRWVRVLFLFWLPRILGMSRPGQEEDKEPLVQKSQKPSPVTGASKSYGDLELHQRSSKSLLANVLDLDDNALASHNNLLNNVYSTPGPHHAHATPMTPMGHGHSHVHTTPHHHHSHAPTTPHHQHATPLPHSSYPGHQISHTPHHHPHPQDPAGAPQVETILQNACFCARYELVLILKEIKIITNQLKNEDENTKITNDWKFAAMVIDRMCLIIFTLFTIIATITVLLSAPHIIVT, encoded by the exons CGCCGACGAGGGCTTCGACGGCACTTATCCGACGAACGTCGTCGTAAAGAACAATGGGACCTGCTTGTACGTGCCGCCCGGTATATTCAAGAGCACTTGCAAGATAGACATTACCTGGTTTCCCTTTGACGACCAGCGCTGCGAGATGAAATTCGGTTCCTGGACGTACGACGGCTTTCAG TTGGATCTGCAGCTGCAGGACGAGACCGGAGGTGACATCAGCAGTTTCATCACTAACGGCGAGTGGGATCTGTTGG GGGTACCCGGTAAGAGGAACGAAATCTACTACAACTGCTGCCCGGAACCGTACATAGACATCACTTTCGTCGTCATCATCAGAAGACGCACACTCTACTACTTCTTCAACCTGATCGTGCCGTGCGTCCTGATTGCCAGCATGGCCGTCCTCGGGTTCACCCTGCCGCCCGATTCCGGCGAGAAACTCTCCCTCG GGGTAACCATTCTCCTGTCCCTTACTGTGTTCCTGAATATGGTTGCCGAGACAATGCCGGCGACGTCCGACGCCGTGCCGCTTTTAG GGACATATTTCAATTGCATCATGTTTATGGTGGCCAGTAGCGTGGTCAGCACGATTCTCATCTTGAACTATCATCATCGGAATGCTGACTCCCATGAAATGGGTCGATGG GTCAGGGTACTTTTCCTATTTTGGCTACCTCGTATACTCGGTATGTCTAGGCCGGGACAGGAGGAAGACAAGGAACCACTAGTTCAAAAGTCTCAGAAGCCATCTCCAGTCACGG GTGCGAGCAAGTCGTACGGTGATCTGGAGCTGCACCAGAGGAGCAGTAAGTCCCTCTTGGCGAACGTCCTGGACCTGGATGACAACGCGCTGGCGTCTCACAACAATTTGCTGAACAATGTGTACAGCACACCCGGACCTCATCACGCGCACGCGACGCCGATGACGCCGATGGGTCACGGCCACAGTCACGTACACACGACGCCCCATCATCATCATAGCCACGCGCCCACGACGCCGCACCATCAACACGCGACGCCCCTACCGCACTCGTCGTATCCCGGCCATCAAATCTCGCATACGCCGCATCATCACCCACATCCGCAGGATCCTGCGGGAGCGCCGCAGGTCGAGACGATACTTCAGAACGCGTGCTTCTGCGCTCGTTACGAGCTTGTGCTAATTTTGAAGGAGATTAAG ATAATAACAAATCAACTGAAGAACGAGGATGAGAACACGAAGATCACGAACGATTGGAAGTTCGCGGCGATGGTGATCGATAGGATGTGCCTAATCATTTTTACTCTGTTCACTATCATCGCTACCATCACCGTCCTGCTGTCAGCGCCGCATATTATCGTCACGTGA